A single window of Girardinichthys multiradiatus isolate DD_20200921_A chromosome 15, DD_fGirMul_XY1, whole genome shotgun sequence DNA harbors:
- the churc1 gene encoding protein Churchill isoform X1, whose translation MTFSVRMCNGCVHKEYPDRGNTCLENGSYLMNYLGCANCHQRDFVLISNKATEDDDGEEIVTYDHVCKNCDHVIARHEYTFSVVDEYQEYTMLCMLCGKAEDAISVLPDDPRQSAPLF comes from the exons ATGACATTTTCGGTCAGAATGTGCAACGGTTGTGTCCATAAAGAGTACCCGGACCGG GGCAACACTTGTCTGGAGAACGGCTCTTACTTGATGAACTATCTGGGCTGTGCGAACTGCCATCAGAGAGACTTCGTGCTGATCAGCAACAAGGCCACGGAGGATGATGATGGGGAGGAAATTGTCACATATGACC ATGTTTGCAAAAACTGCGACCACGTCATCGCCAGACACGAGTACACTTTCTCTGTTGTAGACGAATATCAG GAATACACTATGCTCTGCATGCTGTGTGGAAAGGCAGAGGACGCCATCAGCGTGTTACCAGATGACCCCAGACAGTCTGCACCTCTCTTCTAA